A genomic stretch from Lepisosteus oculatus isolate fLepOcu1 chromosome 7, fLepOcu1.hap2, whole genome shotgun sequence includes:
- the mrps33 gene encoding small ribosomal subunit protein mS33 — MSTLSNYAMRMARLGARIFGEVAQPTDSRSMKVVELFKDQPLALRKEVYDWYPEHKTYYALTRKLRFFGLFRDEHEDFKEEMRRLRKLRGKGKPKKGEGKRAMKKK; from the exons ATGTCAACGCTGTCCAACTATGCCATGCGAATGGCGCGTCTCGGCGCTCGTATCTTTGGGGAGGTGGCACAGCCCACAGACAGCCGCTCGATGAAGGTGGTCGAACTGTTCAAGGATCAGCCCTTAGCTCTCAGGAAGGAAGTGTATGACTGGTATCCTGAGCACAAGACCTATTATGCCCTGACCAGGAAACTCCGGTTCTTTGGCCTCTTCAG AGATGAACACGAGGATTTCAAGGAGGAAATGCGTCGATTGAGAAAACTCCGTGGCAAGGGGAAACCGAAGAAAGGGGAAGGAAAGAGAGCCATGAAAAAGAAATAG